Proteins from a genomic interval of Oceanispirochaeta crateris:
- a CDS encoding ABC transporter permease, which translates to MTTTNKLKMRSSFKLLLNLKNDPALLAIILFTLALVTFFILIPLYNILLESLTNQKMISLQNYKDVFAMHGNVQILTNTILLGIVTATISVAIGFVFAYVTTYMKIRFRRTFDFIAILPIISPPFVVALSAILLFGRVGLITRGLLGLKDAEIYGFHGLVLVQSLSFFPIAYMMLVALLQRIDPSVEEASRDLGASRFKVFTSVTLPLMAPGLANAFLLVFIQSIADFANPVVIGGNFTTVAVKIYQEGIGNYQFGTATALAMVLLSISISIFVLQKYYVSKKSYVTVTGKVSRHRDLISSRKITVPATTVLTLFTVFVIMMYILIPIGSFVKLWGVNYTPTLEHYRYIFKPKLFQPVVTTTILAAVATPVSGILGMIIAFLIVRKKFFGKSFIEFTTIMALAIPGTIIGLGYVISYNKSYGIAGLTLIPPITGTAFIIIMAFIIRSLPVGVRSGITSLQQIDPTIEEAASVLGASSSKVFSSVTIPMIKNAFLNGLIFTFARSMTLVSTVIFLISAQYKLLTTSIMAQIDVGRMGVASAYCTILIIIVSLVMLLIKFLIRNISTE; encoded by the coding sequence ATGACAACTACCAACAAACTTAAAATGAGAAGTAGTTTTAAATTGCTACTGAATCTAAAGAATGACCCGGCCCTGCTGGCTATCATTCTTTTCACACTGGCTCTTGTCACTTTCTTCATCCTCATTCCTCTCTATAATATTTTGCTGGAGAGTCTCACAAATCAAAAAATGATCAGTCTTCAGAATTACAAGGATGTTTTTGCCATGCACGGCAATGTCCAGATTCTGACAAACACCATCCTATTGGGCATTGTGACTGCTACTATCTCAGTCGCTATAGGATTTGTTTTTGCCTATGTTACGACTTATATGAAGATCAGGTTTAGAAGGACCTTTGATTTCATCGCTATTCTGCCCATCATCTCTCCCCCCTTTGTCGTGGCTCTGTCGGCCATACTTCTTTTTGGTAGGGTAGGGCTTATCACAAGAGGACTATTAGGCCTCAAAGATGCTGAAATCTATGGTTTTCATGGGCTGGTGCTCGTTCAGTCCCTGAGTTTTTTCCCCATAGCCTATATGATGTTAGTCGCTCTGCTTCAGAGGATAGACCCCTCTGTTGAAGAGGCATCAAGAGATCTGGGTGCCTCCAGATTCAAGGTGTTCACATCGGTGACGCTCCCCCTTATGGCCCCCGGCCTGGCGAATGCCTTCCTTTTGGTTTTTATTCAGTCCATTGCCGATTTTGCCAACCCCGTGGTTATTGGTGGAAACTTTACCACCGTTGCGGTCAAGATTTATCAGGAGGGGATTGGGAATTACCAGTTCGGTACGGCTACGGCTCTCGCTATGGTTCTGTTGTCTATTTCTATTTCTATTTTTGTATTACAAAAATACTATGTCAGCAAGAAGTCCTATGTGACAGTGACCGGTAAAGTTTCCCGGCACAGAGATTTGATCAGTTCCCGGAAAATTACAGTACCCGCTACTACAGTTCTCACTCTCTTTACGGTGTTTGTCATCATGATGTATATACTTATTCCCATCGGCTCCTTTGTGAAGCTGTGGGGAGTCAATTACACACCGACTCTGGAACATTACAGGTACATATTTAAGCCCAAACTGTTTCAACCCGTTGTGACAACGACGATTCTGGCTGCTGTGGCTACACCTGTTTCTGGGATATTGGGCATGATCATTGCTTTTTTGATTGTCAGAAAAAAATTCTTTGGAAAGTCCTTCATCGAGTTTACAACCATCATGGCCCTGGCTATTCCCGGGACCATCATCGGTTTAGGATATGTTATCAGTTACAATAAGAGTTACGGGATAGCTGGTCTGACTCTGATTCCCCCCATTACCGGAACGGCCTTTATCATTATTATGGCCTTTATTATCAGAAGTCTCCCTGTGGGAGTCCGGTCGGGAATTACCTCTTTACAGCAGATTGACCCGACCATAGAAGAAGCGGCTAGTGTACTAGGCGCTTCCAGCAGCAAAGTTTTTTCAAGTGTGACCATTCCTATGATTAAGAATGCCTTTCTCAACGGATTGATCTTTACTTTTGCCAGGAGCATGACCCTTGTAAGTACGGTTATATTTCTCATTTCGGCACAGTATAAACTGCTGACAACTTCCATCATGGCTCAAATTGATGTTGGTCGTATGGGTGTGGCGTCTGCTTACTGTACGATTCTGATTATCATTGTGAGTCTGGTAATGCTACTCATTAAATTTCTAATCAGGAATATCAGTACAGAATAG
- a CDS encoding flagellin, translated as MIINHNITAMTANRNLGIAGNNSASNMSKLSSGMRINKAGDDASGLAVSEKMRSQIRGLNQASRNAADGISFIQTTEGFLQETTDIIQRVRELAVQSSNGIYTSEDRMQIQVEVSQLVDELDRVASHAQFNGMNMLTGRFAAETGSNTVTGEMSFHIGANMDQKEQVFIGTMTAEALGMRQLGSGEIMSISTPEQSNRNIGVLDQALKTVNKQRADLGAYQNRLEMAIKGIDIGAENLQAAESRIRDLDMANETVDFTKNQILSQASNAMLAQANQRTQSVLQLLQ; from the coding sequence ATGATTATCAATCACAACATCACGGCCATGACGGCCAACAGAAATCTGGGCATTGCCGGCAACAATAGTGCGAGCAATATGTCAAAACTCTCATCCGGAATGAGAATAAACAAGGCTGGTGACGATGCATCAGGATTGGCTGTATCAGAGAAAATGAGATCTCAGATCCGCGGTCTGAACCAGGCTTCCCGGAATGCTGCAGACGGTATTTCTTTTATCCAGACAACAGAAGGTTTCCTCCAGGAAACCACAGATATCATCCAAAGAGTCAGAGAACTGGCTGTTCAGTCATCCAATGGGATTTACACCTCTGAGGATAGAATGCAGATCCAGGTTGAAGTTTCACAGCTTGTAGACGAACTCGACCGTGTAGCATCCCATGCCCAGTTCAATGGTATGAATATGCTTACAGGCCGTTTTGCCGCCGAGACAGGCAGCAATACTGTTACAGGTGAAATGTCCTTTCACATCGGTGCCAACATGGACCAGAAAGAGCAGGTTTTTATCGGAACAATGACAGCGGAAGCTCTGGGTATGCGTCAGCTGGGCAGCGGTGAGATCATGTCAATCTCAACCCCTGAACAGTCTAACAGAAACATCGGAGTTCTGGATCAGGCATTGAAGACAGTGAATAAGCAGAGAGCTGACCTGGGTGCTTACCAGAACAGACTTGAAATGGCTATCAAGGGAATTGATATCGGTGCTGAAAACCTTCAGGCTGCCGAATCTAGAATCAGGGACCTGGATATGGCTAATGAAACTGTAGACTTCACAAAAAATCAGATTCTGTCACAGGCCAGCAACGCCATGTTGGCTCAGGCCAACCAGAGAACTCAGTCAGTTCTCCAGCTGCTGCAGTAA
- a CDS encoding glycoside hydrolase family 13 protein codes for MFHHKPIQEMVIYQIYTRSFKDSNGDGVGDLAGVTEKLEYLSSLGVDMLWLSPFCSSPNDDMGYDISDYQNIMVEMGSMEDLERLLEEAHKRNIGIMMDLVLNHSSDEHPWFVESRSSRDNPKRDWYIWADEPNNWDSYFCPEAWELDEKTGQYYLHIFGVKQPDLNWRNQELREEIFRMVEWWLEKGIDGLRLDAIHLIGKPEGNPDYVHAPGESKQFCHFRNHELGHKYIQELHKRVFSRYHPVTVGETGGSTPQSARLYVDKARHEFDMIFHLGFLEEGEFEENPARNYKKFYEKWYEQLSQEGWDAVFLGNHDLARMVSVIGDEERYWKESATCLATMILTQWGTPFLYQGDEIGMVNAGFTSLDQFRDPHTTIKYRVAEEKGQDTEKVLADIIKWGRDNSRTPMQWDDSAHGGFSEAEPWIMMARNWQHINVARQEADPCSVLSYYKKAIAMRKSNPCLSYGRMEMEKSDPAVFAYRRSHEGCSVLVVLNLSSSPAAFNMKAFNKDQILLSNYPGIRQNVSGLFLRPWESLVVKDR; via the coding sequence ATGTTCCATCATAAGCCAATACAGGAAATGGTGATCTATCAGATCTATACCCGGAGTTTTAAAGACTCCAACGGTGACGGTGTTGGAGATCTGGCGGGGGTCACAGAGAAACTGGAGTATTTGAGTTCTCTGGGAGTCGATATGCTTTGGCTGAGTCCATTCTGTTCCTCTCCCAATGACGATATGGGATATGATATTTCGGATTATCAGAACATCATGGTCGAAATGGGCAGTATGGAAGATCTGGAGAGACTCCTCGAAGAGGCCCATAAAAGGAATATCGGAATCATGATGGACCTGGTTCTCAATCATAGTTCTGATGAACATCCCTGGTTTGTTGAGTCCAGAAGCAGCCGGGATAATCCCAAACGGGATTGGTATATTTGGGCGGATGAGCCGAATAACTGGGACTCCTATTTCTGCCCTGAAGCCTGGGAGCTGGACGAGAAAACAGGTCAGTACTACTTACATATTTTTGGAGTGAAACAACCTGACCTGAACTGGAGAAATCAGGAGCTTAGGGAAGAGATTTTCCGCATGGTGGAATGGTGGCTTGAAAAGGGAATTGATGGACTCCGGTTGGACGCCATACACCTCATTGGGAAACCGGAAGGGAATCCTGATTATGTTCACGCTCCGGGAGAGAGCAAGCAGTTCTGTCATTTTCGAAATCATGAGCTGGGCCATAAATATATTCAGGAACTGCATAAACGGGTCTTTAGCCGGTATCATCCTGTCACTGTGGGTGAAACAGGCGGCTCTACACCCCAAAGTGCCCGGTTGTATGTGGATAAGGCGCGGCATGAGTTTGATATGATTTTTCATCTGGGCTTCCTGGAGGAAGGGGAGTTTGAGGAAAATCCCGCCCGGAATTACAAAAAGTTCTATGAAAAATGGTATGAACAGCTCTCTCAAGAGGGCTGGGATGCTGTTTTTCTAGGGAATCATGATCTGGCGAGGATGGTCTCGGTCATTGGAGATGAAGAACGTTACTGGAAGGAATCTGCCACCTGTCTTGCCACCATGATTTTGACACAGTGGGGAACTCCCTTCCTCTATCAGGGGGACGAGATTGGAATGGTTAATGCGGGATTCACCAGTCTGGATCAATTCAGAGACCCCCATACTACGATCAAATACAGAGTGGCTGAGGAAAAAGGCCAGGATACAGAAAAAGTGTTGGCTGATATCATTAAATGGGGACGGGACAACAGCAGAACACCCATGCAGTGGGATGACTCAGCCCATGGAGGTTTCAGTGAGGCAGAACCCTGGATCATGATGGCGCGGAACTGGCAGCATATTAATGTTGCCCGTCAGGAGGCTGATCCCTGTTCAGTTCTCAGCTATTATAAAAAGGCCATTGCCATGAGAAAAAGCAATCCCTGCCTCTCATACGGCCGGATGGAGATGGAAAAATCAGATCCTGCTGTTTTTGCCTACAGACGTAGTCATGAAGGATGTTCGGTGTTGGTTGTATTGAATTTGAGCTCATCCCCGGCCGCATTCAATATGAAAGCCTTCAATAAAGATCAAATCCTTCTCTCTAACTATCCAGGGATCAGGCAGAATGTTTCGGGTCTGTTCCTCAGGCCCTGGGAGAGTCTTGTTGTTAAAGATCGATAG
- the pgmB gene encoding beta-phosphoglucomutase, with translation MSHNIKGIIFDLDGVLVDTARYHFQAWRQLAESLGFSFTEEENERLKGVSRRASLEILLSMGKLTLSEDEKESAMASKNKNYVEMIGKMTPEGILPGALDLLKELKQSGIKTALGSASKNAPLILERTGLARYLDAVVDGNRTSRAKPDPEVFLLGAGDLKLEPGECLVFEDAAAGIEAAQNAGMKTAGIGRKNQLNRADILFPNLQGVTWSVLSKKLSDLPR, from the coding sequence ATGAGCCATAACATTAAGGGGATTATTTTTGATTTAGACGGTGTTCTTGTGGATACTGCCAGGTATCACTTTCAAGCCTGGAGGCAATTGGCAGAATCTCTTGGATTTTCATTTACTGAAGAAGAGAATGAAAGACTCAAGGGGGTATCGCGCCGGGCATCTCTTGAAATACTACTGTCCATGGGTAAGCTAACTCTATCAGAGGATGAAAAAGAGTCTGCCATGGCAAGCAAAAATAAAAACTATGTAGAAATGATTGGCAAGATGACTCCCGAGGGGATCCTCCCCGGAGCCCTTGACCTGTTGAAGGAGCTGAAACAGTCGGGAATAAAAACAGCTCTTGGGTCTGCCAGCAAGAATGCCCCTCTAATTTTGGAGAGGACTGGACTGGCAAGATACCTGGACGCCGTTGTGGACGGAAACAGAACAAGCCGAGCCAAGCCCGACCCGGAAGTCTTTCTCCTAGGAGCCGGCGATCTAAAGCTAGAACCGGGAGAATGCCTCGTCTTTGAAGATGCGGCAGCCGGGATAGAAGCGGCGCAGAACGCCGGAATGAAAACCGCCGGAATTGGCCGAAAAAACCAGCTCAATAGAGCCGATATCCTTTTCCCGAATCTGCAGGGTGTCACCTGGTCCGTACTTTCTAAAAAATTGTCAGATCTTCCGCGTTAA
- a CDS encoding ABC transporter ATP-binding protein — protein MNKKMKVEIKNLTKTFITNKNDQVKAVDNINLTINPGEFVCLLGPSGCGKTTTLRMLAGFEIPTKGEILIGNENVANLTPDKRDTAMVFQNYALFPHMNVYDNISYGLRIKKLPKAEVHERVDRILKLMKMEDFAQRVPSEMSGGQQQRVSLARALIMESGVLLFDEPLSNLDAKLRLHMRDEIRKIQKEVGISSIYVTHDQEEAMGLSDKIVIMKDGTIQQIGSPREIYQKPINAFVAQFIGRANILDGQIVGDKGDTVVLDVHGVQYVTEKTTKHKVGDKVQFMIRPESFNTSEKDFKAEVTKSVFMGSHHEYEVSIFGKTFEISENNPMRKITADVGEILSFSMDPNSIHILEK, from the coding sequence ATGAACAAAAAAATGAAAGTAGAAATAAAAAACCTGACTAAAACATTTATCACCAATAAGAATGATCAGGTAAAAGCCGTAGATAATATCAATCTGACAATCAATCCAGGAGAATTTGTCTGTCTCCTGGGGCCCTCAGGATGTGGAAAGACAACGACTTTGCGTATGTTGGCCGGATTTGAAATTCCAACAAAAGGAGAGATCCTCATTGGGAATGAGAATGTCGCCAATTTGACACCAGATAAAAGAGATACGGCCATGGTTTTTCAGAACTATGCCCTGTTTCCCCATATGAATGTGTATGACAATATTTCCTATGGCCTGCGGATCAAAAAATTGCCTAAGGCTGAAGTGCATGAACGGGTCGATCGAATTCTGAAGCTTATGAAAATGGAAGACTTTGCCCAGAGAGTCCCATCGGAGATGTCCGGTGGACAACAACAGCGGGTTTCCCTAGCCAGAGCACTGATCATGGAGTCCGGTGTCCTTCTCTTCGATGAACCCCTGTCAAATCTGGATGCCAAGCTCAGACTCCATATGAGGGATGAGATCAGGAAAATTCAGAAAGAAGTCGGAATTTCTTCTATCTATGTGACTCATGACCAGGAAGAAGCCATGGGCCTCTCCGATAAGATTGTCATCATGAAGGACGGAACCATTCAGCAGATCGGTTCTCCCAGGGAGATCTATCAGAAACCCATCAATGCCTTTGTGGCCCAATTTATCGGGAGAGCCAATATTCTGGATGGACAAATTGTGGGAGACAAGGGTGATACGGTTGTTCTGGATGTGCATGGCGTTCAGTATGTCACGGAAAAAACAACAAAACATAAGGTTGGAGATAAGGTGCAGTTTATGATTCGTCCCGAGTCATTCAACACGAGTGAAAAGGATTTTAAAGCCGAAGTCACTAAGAGTGTCTTTATGGGCTCTCATCACGAATATGAGGTCTCTATATTCGGTAAGACCTTTGAAATCTCAGAGAATAATCCCATGAGAAAAATTACCGCCGATGTGGGAGAAATCCTTTCCTTTTCTATGGATCCAAACTCCATCCATATTTTGGAAAAATAG